Proteins co-encoded in one Kribbella solani genomic window:
- a CDS encoding ABC transporter substrate-binding protein, with protein sequence MTARTKRRTFLVLASSLVAATGLAACGGSGDAATGGKGSGPYRVYVSIDLSGPTKSYSEPIVAGLELAADRLNKGGGILGRKIEVEAVDDQNNPTKAVSLLQKRLSDGNKPDLVYAGGASSVSLSLLPVLSRNKILSMAGTVSNVLNDPAKFPYHFSVSPPGSAYAPAFAKEARAKGFKKIAMLFSNDATGQSTLKLYQDALKESGIALVSAGYEAGALDMTSQLQQLKAQNPDALVVNGYGTAALYAFRGRAQIGWYLPTYGDQLSSSFPLVKNLKASDLKDVKVVMSSTSVADGNQSPLFADLVAAIKQGKHAAILPQMGYGIFLTGYDLLELVNVAAGQAKSVKGEDVTKALQELKQPDPVPWLASGKSADAVQYAYSSSNHFPTAGPGLLVFVDPGSYNADGLYEPGKY encoded by the coding sequence ATGACCGCTCGTACCAAGCGCAGGACGTTCCTGGTCCTGGCCTCATCCCTGGTCGCGGCGACCGGCCTGGCCGCCTGCGGGGGCTCCGGCGACGCGGCGACCGGCGGCAAGGGCAGTGGGCCCTACCGCGTCTACGTATCGATCGACCTGTCCGGCCCGACGAAGAGCTACTCGGAGCCCATCGTCGCGGGCCTCGAACTCGCCGCCGACCGGCTGAACAAGGGCGGTGGCATCCTCGGCCGCAAGATCGAGGTCGAGGCCGTGGACGACCAGAACAACCCCACCAAGGCCGTCAGCCTGCTGCAGAAGCGGCTGTCGGACGGCAACAAGCCGGACCTGGTCTACGCCGGTGGCGCCAGTTCCGTGTCCCTGTCTCTGCTTCCGGTGCTGAGCCGGAACAAGATCCTCTCGATGGCCGGCACGGTCAGCAACGTGCTCAACGACCCGGCAAAGTTCCCGTACCACTTCAGCGTCTCCCCACCGGGATCGGCGTACGCGCCGGCGTTCGCGAAGGAGGCGCGGGCCAAGGGATTCAAGAAGATCGCGATGCTGTTCTCGAACGACGCGACCGGACAGAGCACGCTCAAGCTGTACCAGGACGCGCTGAAGGAGTCCGGGATCGCTCTGGTCTCCGCGGGGTACGAGGCGGGCGCGCTCGACATGACCTCGCAGCTTCAGCAGCTCAAGGCGCAGAACCCGGACGCGCTGGTCGTCAACGGGTACGGCACGGCGGCGCTCTACGCGTTCCGTGGACGGGCCCAGATCGGGTGGTACCTGCCGACGTACGGCGACCAGCTGTCGAGCAGCTTCCCGCTGGTGAAGAACCTGAAGGCGAGCGACCTGAAGGACGTCAAGGTCGTGATGAGCTCGACCAGCGTTGCTGACGGCAACCAGTCGCCGTTGTTCGCCGACCTGGTGGCGGCGATCAAGCAGGGTAAGCACGCGGCGATCCTGCCGCAGATGGGCTACGGCATCTTCCTGACCGGGTACGACCTGCTCGAGCTGGTGAACGTGGCGGCCGGCCAGGCGAAGTCGGTCAAGGGCGAGGACGTCACCAAGGCGCTGCAGGAACTCAAGCAGCCCGATCCCGTTCCGTGGCTCGCGAGCGGGAAGTCGGCCGACGCGGTCCAGTACGCGTACAGCTCGTCGAACCACTTCCCGACCGCCGGACCGGGTCTGCTGGTGTTCGTCGATCCCGGTTCCTACAACGCCGACGGGCTGTACGAGCCCGGTAAGTACTGA
- a CDS encoding branched-chain amino acid ABC transporter permease, with the protein MTTVWAGLATGALYSLVAIGYNVVLLTSGVFNFANAQLVMLSTFVAYLGLHTLGLPVPIAMLLGAVAVAAVAMVLERVAVRPLLTKSGDGHGTLITTIGFGVLVAGLVKLIWGTDPLRVEPVVSGDPVSILGGTVQPNDLVLIVLVLAMGCGLHWWSRTTRHGLASLASAENRNAAMLRGINTRGLGVAAFAVAGAAAGLLGIFVATRTYAIASLGDGLAMFGFVAIAIGGAGSQLGGLLGGFTVGLIYSFSARYLGSEYPQIAVFFLFLLILLVRPQGLFTRTVERAV; encoded by the coding sequence ATGACAACCGTCTGGGCCGGTCTCGCGACAGGAGCGCTCTACAGCCTCGTTGCCATCGGCTACAACGTCGTCCTGCTCACGTCCGGAGTGTTCAACTTCGCCAACGCGCAGCTCGTGATGCTCAGTACGTTCGTGGCGTACCTCGGACTGCACACTCTCGGGCTGCCCGTGCCGATCGCGATGCTGCTGGGAGCCGTTGCCGTCGCCGCCGTGGCAATGGTGCTCGAGCGGGTCGCGGTCCGGCCGCTGCTGACGAAGAGCGGTGACGGGCACGGGACGCTGATCACCACGATCGGGTTCGGCGTCCTGGTGGCCGGTCTGGTCAAGCTGATCTGGGGGACCGACCCGTTGCGGGTCGAACCGGTGGTTTCCGGGGATCCGGTCAGCATCCTCGGCGGTACGGTGCAGCCGAACGACCTCGTCCTGATCGTCCTGGTACTGGCGATGGGTTGCGGACTGCACTGGTGGTCGCGGACCACGCGGCACGGTCTCGCGTCGCTGGCCTCGGCCGAGAACCGCAACGCCGCGATGTTGCGGGGGATCAACACCCGCGGCCTCGGCGTCGCCGCCTTCGCGGTCGCCGGAGCGGCCGCCGGGCTGCTGGGGATCTTCGTCGCGACCCGGACCTACGCGATCGCGTCGCTCGGTGACGGGCTGGCGATGTTCGGTTTCGTGGCGATCGCGATCGGCGGCGCCGGGAGCCAGTTGGGCGGTTTGCTGGGCGGCTTCACCGTCGGCCTCATCTACTCGTTCAGCGCCCGCTACCTCGGGTCGGAGTACCCGCAGATCGCAGTGTTCTTCCTGTTCCTGCTGATCCTGCTGGTTCGCCCGCAGGGTCTGTTCACCCGCACCGTGGAGCGTGCCGTATGA
- a CDS encoding ABC transporter permease subunit yields the protein MTARVRVPLLAVLGVLLLAGPFLGMSGYLARTVMLVGILSLLTSGLNIVLGYAGELAVNQVFLYAVGAYVAAYLGSAHGVTDVLAVLAVVIVAAVVIGLVTGIPGLRLGGWSLAMVAFFMVLILPSVVQVLEKYTGGPLGLSTPVPTIFGQELGERGIYVLIVAAVVVWFVIARNLIKSAHGNAFLVLRQSPILAESLGISVFRLKLVVYVIAAVPCAIGGALFAWLDGFIAPDTFTFAMALSVLAASMFGGATSIYGALVGALLLQVGQQQLTAFSELELVIYGVFLLAAALVFRNGLTGLFRTLVAQARRRGWLPAAPSAATSAVRTAAPARSGGLEPIEGRTLSCRGIGKRFGGNQALDDVSIEAVPGRITALIGPNGSGKTTLLNLMCGFYTPTAGSIALGETVISGLKPFKVARAGVARTFQTPMVARGMTTRDFVAAGRYTERKVSMAASVLRLPSYRRGKRADEADALALLELVGIGQVAETEVSELPLGTRRLAEVARALAARPRLFLFDEVASGLDPADLENLERAIIAIRDAGGTVVLVEHNFPLVLKVSDTIHVLSRGELIASGTPDEIQRNTRVLEEYTGSATAVTDLELAATDSEGGH from the coding sequence ATGACCGCCCGGGTCCGCGTCCCGCTGCTGGCGGTCCTCGGCGTACTCCTGCTCGCCGGCCCGTTCCTCGGGATGAGCGGTTACCTGGCCCGGACGGTCATGCTGGTCGGCATCCTGAGTCTGCTCACCAGCGGCCTGAACATCGTCCTCGGGTACGCCGGCGAGCTCGCGGTCAACCAGGTGTTCCTGTACGCCGTCGGCGCGTACGTCGCGGCGTACCTCGGCAGCGCCCACGGGGTGACCGACGTACTGGCGGTGCTCGCGGTCGTGATCGTCGCCGCGGTCGTGATCGGCCTGGTGACAGGTATCCCCGGCCTCCGCCTCGGCGGCTGGTCACTGGCGATGGTCGCGTTCTTCATGGTGCTGATCCTGCCGAGCGTCGTGCAGGTCCTGGAGAAGTACACCGGCGGACCGCTCGGGCTGTCGACGCCGGTCCCGACGATCTTCGGTCAGGAGCTCGGCGAGCGGGGGATCTACGTACTGATCGTCGCCGCCGTCGTGGTCTGGTTCGTGATCGCCCGCAACCTGATCAAGTCCGCGCACGGGAACGCGTTCCTGGTGCTGCGACAGAGCCCGATCCTGGCCGAGAGCCTCGGTATCTCGGTGTTCCGGCTCAAGCTGGTGGTGTACGTGATCGCGGCGGTGCCGTGCGCGATCGGCGGCGCGTTGTTCGCGTGGCTGGACGGGTTCATCGCTCCGGACACCTTCACCTTCGCGATGGCGCTCAGCGTACTGGCGGCGTCGATGTTCGGTGGCGCGACCTCCATCTACGGCGCGCTGGTCGGTGCGCTCCTGCTTCAGGTCGGGCAGCAGCAGCTGACGGCGTTCTCCGAGCTGGAGCTGGTCATCTACGGCGTCTTCCTGCTCGCCGCGGCGCTGGTCTTCCGGAACGGCCTGACCGGGCTGTTCCGGACCCTGGTGGCGCAGGCCCGCCGCCGTGGTTGGTTGCCTGCGGCCCCTTCTGCCGCCACTTCCGCGGTACGGACCGCGGCGCCGGCGCGGAGTGGCGGCCTGGAACCGATCGAGGGCCGGACCTTGAGCTGCCGCGGAATCGGCAAACGGTTCGGCGGCAACCAGGCACTGGACGACGTGTCGATCGAGGCGGTCCCGGGCCGGATCACCGCGCTGATCGGTCCGAACGGTTCCGGCAAGACCACGCTGCTCAACCTGATGTGCGGCTTCTACACCCCGACGGCCGGGTCGATCGCCCTCGGCGAGACGGTGATTTCGGGCCTGAAGCCGTTCAAGGTAGCCCGCGCCGGGGTCGCCCGGACGTTCCAGACACCGATGGTGGCACGCGGGATGACCACCCGGGACTTCGTCGCCGCCGGACGGTACACCGAGCGGAAGGTCTCGATGGCGGCGTCGGTACTGCGGCTGCCGTCGTACCGCCGGGGCAAGCGGGCGGACGAGGCGGACGCGCTGGCGCTGCTGGAGCTGGTCGGGATCGGTCAGGTCGCGGAGACCGAGGTCAGCGAGCTGCCGCTGGGTACTCGCCGGCTCGCCGAGGTGGCGCGGGCACTGGCCGCGCGGCCGCGGCTGTTCCTGTTCGACGAGGTCGCGTCCGGGCTCGACCCGGCCGATCTCGAGAACCTGGAGCGCGCGATCATCGCGATCCGCGACGCCGGCGGAACGGTCGTCCTGGTCGAGCACAACTTTCCGCTGGTACTGAAGGTGTCCGACACGATCCACGTGCTGAGCCGCGGCGAGCTGATCGCCTCCGGCACCCCGGACGAGATCCAGCGCAACACCCGGGTTCTGGAGGAGTACACCGGCTCGGCAACTGCCGTCACCGACCTCGAACTGGCAGCGACCGACAGCGAGGGAGGGCACTGA